AGTGCCTGGGCAAGCAGTACAAAGTTCCCACCATCTATCTTTCCAATACCCAGATCGATCCCCAGGTGCTGAAGTTGATCCCGGCCGACTTTGCCCAGAAGTACCAGGTGGTCCCGGTGGCCCGCCAGGGCAGGACGCTCCAGGTGGCCATGTCCAATCCGGCCGACCCATTTACCATAGAGAACATCCAGTTTTTGACCGGGATGGAGATCAAACCGCTGGTTTGCGCCGACACCGCCATCGCCAGGGCCATGGAAAAGCTTTACGCCGGTTCGGCCGGACTTACCGAAGCCATGAAAGCGGTGCAGGAAGAAGACGGCCAGGTGGAGTTTGTGGATAAGGAACAGGAGGATGTGGTGACCCAGGCCGACATGGAAGCGGCCCCGGTGGTCAAGTTGGTCAACCAGATGGTCTTCGACGCAGTCAAACGCGGGGTCTCCGACATCCACATAGAGCCCTACGAAAAGGTCTTGAGGGTCCGGTTCCGCATCGACGGTGTGATGCAGGAGGCCATGTCACCTCCCAAGCGGATCGCGGCCGCGGTGGTCAGCCGCATCAAGGTGCTTTCCCGGCTGAACCTGACCGAGCGGCGCCTGCCCCAGGACGGACGGTTTTCGGTGAAGGCCGGCGATCAGAACGTGGACTTCCGCGTATCCACCATGCCCATCAAGCACGGCGAGAAGGTATGTATCCGGATCCTGCGCCAGTCAGGCCTTTCCTCCGATCTGACCAAACTGGGGCTGGAGGGAAAACCGTTGGATAATTTTCTGGCCGCTTCCGTCAAGCCCAACGGAATGATCCTGATCACCGGTCCCACCGGTTCGGGAAAGACCATGACCCTGTATTCCCTGATCAACCGGCTCAATACTCCCAAGGTCAACATCAGCACCGCCGAGGACCCGGTGGAGTTCGACATGATGGGCATCAACCAGGTGAACATCCACCCCGAGATAGGATATACTTTTGCCGTGGCCCTAAAGGCCTTCCTGCGCCAGGATCCCGATATCATCCTGGTGGGGGAGACCCGGGACAAGGAAACCGGCGAGATCGCCATGACCGCGGCCATGGTCGGGCGATTGGTGCTGACCACATTGCACACCAACGACGCCCCCAGCAGTCTGAACCGTCTGTTGGA
This region of bacterium genomic DNA includes:
- a CDS encoding ATPase, T2SS/T4P/T4SS family gives rise to the protein CLGKQYKVPTIYLSNTQIDPQVLKLIPADFAQKYQVVPVARQGRTLQVAMSNPADPFTIENIQFLTGMEIKPLVCADTAIARAMEKLYAGSAGLTEAMKAVQEEDGQVEFVDKEQEDVVTQADMEAAPVVKLVNQMVFDAVKRGVSDIHIEPYEKVLRVRFRIDGVMQEAMSPPKRIAAAVVSRIKVLSRLNLTERRLPQDGRFSVKAGDQNVDFRVSTMPIKHGEKVCIRILRQSGLSSDLTKLGLEGKPLDNFLAASVKPNGMILITGPTGSGKTMTLYSLINRLNTPKVNISTAEDPVEFDMMGINQVNIHPEIGYTFAVALKAFLRQDPDIILVGETRDKETGEIAMTAAMVGRLVLTTLHTNDAPSSLNRLLDMDIPPFLIAATVIVIEAQRLVRTICPNCKQPDPSMTPEMISKLGADPAEFEGVTFYKGAGCMECNRTGFKGRTGLYEILVVTPAIRKLILNRASTDEIRETAVKEGMQLLRQDGYAKVKKGITTLETVIAKTVME